One segment of Streptomyces sp. YIM 121038 DNA contains the following:
- a CDS encoding Lsr2 family protein, with protein sequence MAQRVEIKLIDDLDGKTADETVTFGLDGRQYEIDLSTKNADKLRGLLEQYVTSGRKTGSSRGTKTAAGKGKGGNQDTAAIRTWAKENGFEVNDRGRVPANIREAYEKANG encoded by the coding sequence ATGGCACAGCGCGTTGAAATCAAGCTGATCGATGACCTCGACGGCAAGACGGCCGACGAGACCGTGACGTTCGGCCTGGACGGTCGGCAGTACGAGATCGACCTCAGCACCAAGAACGCCGACAAGCTCCGCGGCCTCCTGGAGCAGTACGTCACGAGCGGCCGGAAGACGGGCAGCAGCCGGGGCACGAAGACGGCTGCGGGCAAGGGCAAGGGCGGCAACCAGGACACGGCAGCAATTCGTACCTGGGCGAAGGAGAACGGCTTCGAGGTCAACGACCGCGGCCGTGTCCCGGCGAACATCCGTGAGGCCTACGAGAAGGCCAACGGCTGA
- a CDS encoding DUF3987 domain-containing protein — translation MEEYGSIDDMAYGAIGHAVRRAMPHTEADPVGVLASLLALWSAAVQGHISQPRSGRPAVVWAVLVGRSGTGAKGVTADAAWRLMGPSLTRFLSTRVRDSFKSGAAIVQSLAELEEDTERSEQGADGRALLFEEELSHTLKAVNKDTDFGSTLIKAWERKRISNTVKTSKGNVETVVPAPLLGLYAHIQPATFRLVAKPQSAASGLFNRMLFIRVQSSQEIPIPLEERAPLEDVKPATALRDAYRWATSEPRTMHWSAKAVARLNALRPVLRAELEATPEEVSVFYERAFEQTLRVATILSAANMKEEISGKAVDAAAAFVGYANRSIKGVLEEAPKPGRVPRPLADLMADALDRHGGEMTATEMLRAVGSRFGAQQIRDEADRDPRVTWERVSTGNPGTKPIIFRLLSQSAPGRPSLRVVPAASLAPPARPPRPPKKGGKGPSRDPYRIELGHLV, via the coding sequence ATGGAGGAGTACGGCAGCATTGATGACATGGCGTACGGGGCCATAGGACATGCGGTGCGGCGAGCGATGCCGCACACGGAGGCCGATCCGGTCGGCGTCCTGGCTTCGCTGCTGGCCCTTTGGTCAGCCGCCGTGCAGGGGCACATAAGCCAGCCTCGTTCAGGCCGTCCCGCGGTCGTCTGGGCGGTCCTGGTAGGGCGATCTGGCACGGGGGCGAAGGGCGTCACGGCTGACGCGGCGTGGCGCCTAATGGGGCCGTCCTTGACGCGGTTCCTGTCCACTCGCGTGCGGGACTCGTTCAAATCGGGCGCCGCGATCGTGCAGAGCCTTGCGGAGCTGGAAGAGGACACGGAGAGGTCGGAACAGGGAGCCGACGGTCGGGCCCTTCTCTTCGAAGAAGAGTTGTCCCACACTCTGAAGGCGGTGAACAAGGACACCGATTTCGGCAGCACTCTGATTAAGGCGTGGGAGCGAAAGCGGATCTCGAACACGGTCAAGACCTCGAAGGGGAACGTTGAAACCGTGGTCCCCGCCCCGCTGCTGGGTCTCTATGCGCATATCCAGCCTGCTACCTTCCGCCTGGTGGCCAAGCCGCAGAGTGCAGCCAGCGGTCTCTTCAACCGCATGCTCTTCATTCGCGTGCAGTCATCACAAGAAATTCCGATTCCCCTCGAAGAGCGGGCGCCTTTGGAGGACGTAAAGCCAGCAACGGCACTGCGCGATGCCTACCGGTGGGCGACGAGCGAACCGCGCACCATGCATTGGTCGGCCAAAGCTGTAGCCCGTCTCAACGCCCTTCGGCCTGTCCTCCGCGCTGAGTTGGAGGCGACGCCGGAGGAAGTGAGCGTCTTCTACGAGAGGGCGTTCGAGCAGACGCTGAGGGTCGCTACGATCCTGTCGGCAGCGAACATGAAGGAGGAGATCAGCGGCAAGGCAGTTGATGCGGCAGCGGCCTTCGTGGGCTACGCAAACAGGTCGATCAAAGGAGTACTGGAGGAGGCACCGAAGCCGGGGCGTGTCCCGCGTCCCCTGGCCGACCTCATGGCGGATGCTCTCGACCGACACGGCGGAGAGATGACCGCTACCGAGATGCTGAGGGCAGTCGGCTCGCGCTTCGGCGCACAGCAGATCAGAGACGAGGCTGACAGGGATCCCCGGGTGACGTGGGAACGGGTATCGACCGGCAACCCGGGAACGAAGCCGATCATCTTCAGGTTGCTGTCCCAGTCGGCTCCTGGTCGGCCTAGTCTGAGGGTCGTCCCCGCCGCGTCGCTGGCTCCTCCAGCTCGACCGCCGCGGCCGCCGAAGAAGGGGGGCAAGGGCCCCTCCAGGGACCCCTATCGCATCGAGCTGGGGCACCTCGTCTAG
- a CDS encoding ParB N-terminal domain-containing protein, translating into MKEMNGIHNPLSLDIIDAKGYLTGQETWDDDHVASIADSMRRHGWQGPPLVVLPEWAISYSGTHRLLAAAATGLESVPAVRLEDLFEACGLDLEAIVAAEDLMVTMHRPEILAHLPEGIRAAYTLDDIV; encoded by the coding sequence ATGAAGGAGATGAATGGTATCCACAACCCGCTCAGCCTCGACATCATCGACGCCAAGGGCTATCTCACGGGGCAGGAGACTTGGGATGACGACCACGTAGCCTCTATTGCCGACAGCATGCGCCGCCACGGCTGGCAAGGCCCTCCGCTCGTTGTCCTCCCTGAGTGGGCCATCTCCTACAGCGGTACTCACCGCCTCCTGGCCGCCGCAGCCACAGGACTGGAGTCGGTTCCAGCCGTCCGCCTGGAAGACCTCTTCGAGGCTTGCGGCCTGGACCTTGAGGCCATTGTGGCCGCGGAAGACCTCATGGTGACCATGCACCGGCCCGAAATCCTGGCCCATCTGCCGGAGGGCATCCGCGCCGCGTACACCCTCGACGACATCGTTTGA
- a CDS encoding IS110 family transposase, with protein MGTRHQLIWVGIDAGKGHHWAAAIDGDGERLLSRKVINDEGEVLSLLADVLAMAEEVRWAVDISSRPSALLLTLLLARGQQVVYIPGKTVNRMTGAYRGEGKTDAKDARIIADLARLRRDFRPIEPSVELSSGLQLLVGYRQDLISDRVRLINRLREVLVGVCPALERAFEFRKRPGLVLLTGYQTPAAIRRMGVKRLTEWLARRKVRTPAVFAERAVEAAASQHTVLPGEDLAAKLVNELAHRVLELDERIKENEQAIAALFRTDERAEIIESMPGMGPILGAEFLALVGDMTSHKDAGHLAAHAGLAPVPRDSGRRTNNMHRPKHYNRRLRHVFYMSAHTAMTLPGPSQDYYRKKRKEGLLHTQAVLSLARRRVDVLWAMLRDKRLFTATPPLPRAA; from the coding sequence GTGGGTACGAGACATCAGCTGATCTGGGTGGGCATCGACGCGGGCAAGGGTCACCACTGGGCGGCGGCGATCGACGGCGACGGTGAACGGCTACTGTCGCGGAAGGTGATCAACGACGAGGGCGAGGTCCTCTCGCTTCTCGCCGACGTGCTGGCCATGGCGGAGGAGGTCCGCTGGGCGGTGGACATCTCCAGCCGCCCGTCCGCTCTGCTGCTGACCCTTCTGCTCGCGCGTGGCCAGCAGGTCGTCTACATCCCCGGCAAGACCGTGAACCGCATGACCGGTGCCTACCGCGGCGAGGGCAAGACCGACGCCAAGGACGCCCGGATCATCGCCGACCTGGCCCGGCTACGGCGGGACTTCCGCCCCATTGAGCCGTCGGTGGAGCTGTCCAGCGGGCTCCAGCTTCTCGTTGGCTACCGCCAGGACCTCATCTCTGACCGGGTTCGGCTGATCAACCGGCTGCGCGAGGTCCTGGTCGGTGTCTGTCCGGCCCTGGAGCGGGCCTTCGAGTTCCGCAAGCGGCCGGGGCTGGTCCTGCTGACCGGCTACCAGACACCGGCCGCCATCCGGCGCATGGGAGTGAAACGGCTGACGGAATGGCTTGCGCGCCGGAAGGTGCGGACCCCAGCCGTGTTCGCCGAGCGTGCCGTCGAGGCCGCCGCCTCGCAACACACTGTGCTGCCCGGCGAGGATCTGGCGGCGAAGCTCGTGAACGAGCTGGCCCATCGTGTCCTCGAACTGGACGAACGAATCAAGGAGAACGAGCAGGCCATTGCCGCCCTGTTCCGCACGGACGAGCGGGCCGAAATCATCGAGTCCATGCCCGGCATGGGCCCAATCCTCGGCGCCGAGTTCCTGGCCCTCGTCGGCGACATGACCTCGCACAAGGACGCAGGTCACCTGGCCGCTCACGCCGGCCTCGCCCCCGTCCCACGAGACTCCGGCCGACGGACCAACAACATGCACCGGCCCAAGCACTACAACCGGCGCCTGCGGCACGTCTTCTACATGTCCGCCCACACGGCGATGACGCTGCCCGGCCCGTCCCAGGACTACTACCGCAAGAAGCGCAAGGAGGGGCTGTTGCATACCCAGGCCGTGCTCTCGCTGGCCCGGCGACGAGTGGATGTCCTGTGGGCCATGCTCCGCGACAAACGGCTGTTCACCGCAACCCCACCCCTGCCTCGGGCCGCTTGA
- a CDS encoding NUDIX domain-containing protein: MHNEVHPSTPFRRIDAAAIIHDGEGRVLLMGPADTPAMVLPGGAANANEYPHIAVQRQVREKSGLVVSPNRALAVDYTPENEEDTLCEGITFVFDCGRVDSATNLPPYGEGFAWVARTDLANHAGPYTERLTRAALRARETGAKPYLMRGFAVFRDGVASDIP; the protein is encoded by the coding sequence GTGCACAACGAGGTGCACCCTTCCACGCCGTTCCGCAGAATCGACGCGGCTGCCATCATCCACGACGGAGAGGGCCGAGTGCTTCTCATGGGCCCGGCAGACACGCCCGCCATGGTCCTTCCGGGCGGCGCCGCCAACGCCAACGAGTATCCGCACATTGCCGTGCAGCGACAGGTGCGGGAGAAGTCCGGGCTGGTCGTCAGCCCGAACAGGGCGCTTGCTGTCGACTACACGCCCGAGAACGAAGAGGACACCCTATGTGAAGGCATCACCTTCGTGTTCGACTGCGGACGGGTCGACTCGGCAACGAACCTTCCGCCGTATGGAGAGGGCTTCGCTTGGGTGGCCCGCACTGACCTAGCGAACCACGCCGGGCCCTACACAGAACGCCTCACCCGCGCGGCTCTGCGGGCGCGGGAAACGGGCGCAAAACCCTACCTCATGAGGGGTTTTGCCGTCTTCCGGGACGGCGTCGCAAGCGACATTCCCTAG
- a CDS encoding helix-turn-helix transcriptional regulator, producing the protein MDLEQASQDEVSPRCRFGETLKEMRKRGALGPLSQTETARRVRTSKSTISRMESGQGPIPPDLPARLDEAFSTDGVFKALYEEIRVGGFPAIYQRRMDLEREAIAIWEWSPTVVPGLLQTGGYARAILRKGDPRATDDEVYANVGKRLARQDALRGAVPPELRVVLCESVVRRAPCPSQDMRDQLASLLSHARQPTTRIQVLPLDAEAHLLIDGAISLLTSPNHVTVACVEAYRTATIIEDPEHVRAATRAYDELTGEALSRRASADLIRELMERL; encoded by the coding sequence ATGGATTTAGAACAGGCGTCTCAGGACGAAGTGTCACCACGCTGCCGCTTCGGGGAAACGTTGAAGGAGATGCGTAAAAGGGGTGCGCTTGGCCCACTGAGCCAGACCGAGACGGCGCGGCGGGTTCGTACGTCGAAGTCCACCATCAGCCGAATGGAAAGCGGGCAGGGGCCCATCCCTCCGGATCTCCCCGCCCGTCTAGACGAAGCCTTCTCCACTGATGGCGTGTTCAAGGCTTTGTACGAGGAAATCAGGGTTGGCGGCTTCCCAGCTATCTACCAGCGGCGGATGGACCTTGAACGGGAGGCGATTGCCATTTGGGAGTGGTCGCCCACCGTCGTGCCTGGGCTGCTCCAGACTGGAGGCTACGCGCGCGCGATCCTACGGAAGGGCGACCCGCGGGCTACCGATGACGAGGTCTACGCGAACGTCGGGAAACGACTTGCCAGACAGGACGCCCTTCGGGGAGCAGTCCCGCCAGAGCTGCGCGTGGTGCTGTGCGAGTCCGTTGTGAGGCGAGCGCCGTGCCCCAGCCAGGACATGCGGGATCAGCTCGCTTCGCTCCTGTCGCACGCCAGGCAACCCACCACGCGGATTCAGGTGCTTCCCCTCGACGCAGAGGCTCATCTACTCATCGATGGGGCGATCAGCCTCCTGACGTCGCCAAATCACGTGACGGTCGCGTGCGTTGAGGCCTACCGTACTGCCACCATCATTGAGGACCCGGAGCACGTCCGGGCTGCTACGCGCGCATACGATGAGTTGACGGGGGAGGCCCTCTCACGCCGCGCTAGCGCGGACCTCATCAGAGAGTTAATGGAGAGACTGTGA
- a CDS encoding DUF397 domain-containing protein, whose amino-acid sequence MITNPPPANSWARSSYSGPEGGNCVECAHGATQETMYVRDSKKSEGPVLAVSAASWAHFISFAATH is encoded by the coding sequence GTGATCACGAACCCGCCCCCGGCCAACTCGTGGGCCAGGTCCAGTTACAGCGGTCCTGAGGGGGGCAACTGCGTGGAGTGCGCCCACGGCGCCACCCAAGAGACCATGTACGTGCGAGACAGCAAGAAGTCTGAAGGCCCCGTGTTGGCAGTCTCAGCCGCCTCGTGGGCACATTTCATATCCTTCGCCGCGACGCACTGA
- a CDS encoding SURF1 family protein, with protein sequence MYRFLLSRQWVILTLIGLVLIPVMIELGFWQLHRHEARVARNDKIARVIDAEPVPAERLTAPGREVRDSDVYRRVTAEGTYDPKHEVVVRRRTNSDDEVGFHVLTPFVLRDGKVLLVNRGWIRADGPQTAFPKIPAPPRGRLTVTGRLMADETSAASGIKDVRGLPDRQIMLISSGQQAHALGKPVLGGYIAQTAPENPGGSPQLIAAPDHSSIGAHMAYAIQWWLFAAGVPAGWIVLVRREVRDRREAAAAEAAPEAAAAAA encoded by the coding sequence GTGTACCGCTTCCTGTTGTCCCGCCAGTGGGTGATCCTCACCCTCATCGGCCTCGTCCTCATCCCCGTGATGATCGAGCTGGGCTTCTGGCAGCTGCACCGGCACGAGGCGCGCGTGGCGCGCAACGACAAGATCGCACGGGTCATCGACGCCGAGCCGGTGCCCGCCGAGCGGCTCACCGCGCCCGGCCGCGAGGTGCGGGACTCCGACGTCTACCGCCGGGTGACGGCCGAGGGGACGTACGACCCGAAGCACGAGGTCGTCGTCCGGCGCCGCACCAACTCCGACGACGAGGTCGGCTTCCACGTCCTGACCCCGTTCGTCCTGCGCGACGGCAAGGTGCTCCTCGTGAACCGCGGCTGGATCCGCGCCGACGGCCCGCAGACCGCCTTCCCCAAGATCCCCGCCCCGCCCAGGGGCCGGCTCACCGTCACCGGCCGTCTGATGGCCGACGAGACGTCGGCGGCCAGCGGCATCAAGGACGTCCGCGGCCTGCCCGACCGCCAGATCATGCTGATCAGCAGCGGCCAGCAGGCCCACGCCCTGGGCAAGCCGGTCCTCGGCGGCTACATCGCGCAGACCGCGCCGGAGAACCCCGGCGGCTCCCCGCAGCTCATCGCCGCCCCCGACCACAGCAGCATCGGCGCGCACATGGCGTACGCGATCCAGTGGTGGCTGTTCGCGGCGGGCGTGCCGGCCGGGTGGATCGTCCTGGTGCGCCGGGAGGTGCGGGACCGGCGCGAGGCGGCCGCGGCGGAGGCGGCGCCCGAGGCGGCCGCGGCCGCCGCCTGA